One window of the Salvia splendens isolate huo1 chromosome 1, SspV2, whole genome shotgun sequence genome contains the following:
- the LOC121753160 gene encoding uncharacterized protein LOC121753160 isoform X2 — MKLQSASVFLQTCPPSIQISPRRFQAVNKHHRNQPGLIIPRPVHIQLKLVSSLRSEGFIRAANLISPRKLDFRVFARKGSDEFHGKSGSVSFGGLSHQSVEEGKLVSAPFKEGTGSLLWALAPAALIAALIVPQFFVATAVEDAFRNEIFAEIISSFSTEIIFYAGLAIFLLVTERVQKPYLEFSSKRWSLITGLKGYLASTYFTMGFKVFAPLLAVYVTWPVIGISALVSVAPLLAGCLAQYIFEKRLERNGSSSWPLIPIIFEVYRIYQLTRATSFIERLVYGMREASATPAVMERTGALISMIVTFRVLGVVCLWSFLTFLLRLFPSRPVAENY, encoded by the exons ATGAAGCTTCAATCTGCCTCTGTCTTCCTTCAAACCTGTCCTCCCTCAATCCAAATTTCGCCCCGCCGCTTTCAAGCT GTCAACAAGCATCACAGAAATCAACCTGGTTTGATAATTCCGAGGCCCGTTCATATTCAGCTCAAAT TGGTTTCATCTTTAAGAAGCGAGGGCTTCATACGTGCTGCTAATTTGATTTCTCCAAGGAAGTTAGATTTTCGGGTTTTCGCAAGAAAGGGGTCGGATGAATTTCATGGGAAATCGGGCTCTGTTTCTTTTGGTGGGTTGAGCCATCAGTCGGTGGAAGAGGGCAAATTGGTATCGGCACCCTTTAAGGAAGGGACTGGCTCCTTACTGTGGGCTTTGGCTCCAGCTGCTTTGATTGCGGCGTTGATTGTTCCCCAGTTCTTTGTTGCTACCGCTGTCGAGGACGCTTTCAGGAATGAGATTTTTGCAG AAATTATCTCTTCCTTCTCAACCGAGATAATCTTTTATGCTGGACTTGCTATCTTTCTGCTTGTAACTGAACGTGTACAGAAGCCATATCTTGAGTTTAGCTCTAAGAGATGGTCCCTCATCACAGGACTTAAAGGATACCTGGCATCAACCTACTTTACTATGGGCTTCAAAGTATTTGCCCCGCTTCTAGCGGTTTATGTTACCTGGCCAGTGATTGGTATTTCCGCATTAGTCTCAGTCGCTCCTTTATTAGCTGGTTGTCTAGCTCAATATATCTTTGAGAAACGTCTTGAGAGGAATGGCTCATCCAGTTGGCCTCTTATACCCATTATCTTCGAG GTCTATAGGATATATCAGTTGACCAGGGCTACGAGTTTCATTGAGAGATTAGTATACGGGATGAGGGAGGCATCTGCAACCCCTGCAGTTATGGAAAGAACTGGGGCTTTGATTTCAATGATAGTCACTTTTCGAGTTCTTGGGGTCGTCTGTCTCTGGTCGTTCCTGACATTTCTACTTCGTCTATTTCCATCAAGGCCAGTTGCAGAGAACTACTGA
- the LOC121753160 gene encoding uncharacterized protein LOC121753160 isoform X1 encodes MKLQSASVFLQTCPPSIQISPRRFQAVNKHHRNQPGLIIPRPVHIQLKSVVSSLRSEGFIRAANLISPRKLDFRVFARKGSDEFHGKSGSVSFGGLSHQSVEEGKLVSAPFKEGTGSLLWALAPAALIAALIVPQFFVATAVEDAFRNEIFAEIISSFSTEIIFYAGLAIFLLVTERVQKPYLEFSSKRWSLITGLKGYLASTYFTMGFKVFAPLLAVYVTWPVIGISALVSVAPLLAGCLAQYIFEKRLERNGSSSWPLIPIIFEVYRIYQLTRATSFIERLVYGMREASATPAVMERTGALISMIVTFRVLGVVCLWSFLTFLLRLFPSRPVAENY; translated from the exons ATGAAGCTTCAATCTGCCTCTGTCTTCCTTCAAACCTGTCCTCCCTCAATCCAAATTTCGCCCCGCCGCTTTCAAGCT GTCAACAAGCATCACAGAAATCAACCTGGTTTGATAATTCCGAGGCCCGTTCATATTCAGCTCAAAT CAGTGGTTTCATCTTTAAGAAGCGAGGGCTTCATACGTGCTGCTAATTTGATTTCTCCAAGGAAGTTAGATTTTCGGGTTTTCGCAAGAAAGGGGTCGGATGAATTTCATGGGAAATCGGGCTCTGTTTCTTTTGGTGGGTTGAGCCATCAGTCGGTGGAAGAGGGCAAATTGGTATCGGCACCCTTTAAGGAAGGGACTGGCTCCTTACTGTGGGCTTTGGCTCCAGCTGCTTTGATTGCGGCGTTGATTGTTCCCCAGTTCTTTGTTGCTACCGCTGTCGAGGACGCTTTCAGGAATGAGATTTTTGCAG AAATTATCTCTTCCTTCTCAACCGAGATAATCTTTTATGCTGGACTTGCTATCTTTCTGCTTGTAACTGAACGTGTACAGAAGCCATATCTTGAGTTTAGCTCTAAGAGATGGTCCCTCATCACAGGACTTAAAGGATACCTGGCATCAACCTACTTTACTATGGGCTTCAAAGTATTTGCCCCGCTTCTAGCGGTTTATGTTACCTGGCCAGTGATTGGTATTTCCGCATTAGTCTCAGTCGCTCCTTTATTAGCTGGTTGTCTAGCTCAATATATCTTTGAGAAACGTCTTGAGAGGAATGGCTCATCCAGTTGGCCTCTTATACCCATTATCTTCGAG GTCTATAGGATATATCAGTTGACCAGGGCTACGAGTTTCATTGAGAGATTAGTATACGGGATGAGGGAGGCATCTGCAACCCCTGCAGTTATGGAAAGAACTGGGGCTTTGATTTCAATGATAGTCACTTTTCGAGTTCTTGGGGTCGTCTGTCTCTGGTCGTTCCTGACATTTCTACTTCGTCTATTTCCATCAAGGCCAGTTGCAGAGAACTACTGA